One stretch of Arachis hypogaea cultivar Tifrunner chromosome 20, arahy.Tifrunner.gnm2.J5K5, whole genome shotgun sequence DNA includes these proteins:
- the LOC140183177 gene encoding uncharacterized protein, with amino-acid sequence MYGTSLLINPDVPEVVMLQKREISQYLSVLSVKPAYVNEDEVLYSTERKTTKELRAAADVGFNVVLATILDVEPVLSWWYKLNLLVFYGTATTTFVVFDKEAAALFGRTCTEMVKELNGQNYHRLGSLLPPDSLRPTFAQLYIYDIENDIDNRIGTLRFNKTINEQDKKIVAILRNMLDKYNSLAKSFYYARDRYQQKNCTNIKLMLINKKTTDGRTYNLPSASEVATLIVGDVEQLNKDRDIIIKSQTRKLQQIDVFHLSYLALQYPLLFSYGKDGFRLGIATSDSISARPTKKNKTITLRQFFAFQLCTEKDGLINEDVDATRLGKRIIIPSAFTGGPRYAGYPSYFITMTCNPEWNEIKREVTPIGLKAKDRADILCQVFKIKLDGLIDDLKEKKIFGKILGYVCTIEFQKRGLPHTHILLFMSNEFKPQTPDDIDKHITTEIPDENERPNLHGTVQNYMVHGPCELLLKFGCHINMEYTCQTSSIMYLFKYVHKGNDRVTTTLYNTGDPSEATQVVEEIRNYYDCRPEHVWDRCWHELSDDILYRQRTMMNMRELTMLDDEINQLCLIDIDKILHFYGKTMKDYLPMPLATEVDSSLLTERVIREELNFNRDDLKKNSSDMLAIAIPEQKYAFDKIVTAVYCDEGIFSVYGHESTGKIFLWNLISAEIRS; translated from the exons ATGTATGGTACCAGTCTCTTGATAAATCCAGATGTTCCTGAGGTTGTGATGCTTCAAAAAAG AGAGATCTCGCAGTACCTGTCTGTGCTTTCTGTCAAACCGGCATATGTTAATGAAGATGAAGTTTTATATTCCACTGAGAGGAAGACAACAAAGGAGTTACGTGCGGCTGCGGAT GTTGGATTTAATGTTGTTCTGGCTACTATTCTTGATGTTGAACCTGTTCTAAGTTGGTG gTATAAGTTGAATTTGTTAGTTTTTTATGGTACTGCTACAACAACTTTTGTTGTGTTCGATAAGGAGGCCGCAGCTTTATTCGGACGGACATGTACTGAGATGGTGAAAGAGTTGAAT GGTCAAAACTACCATAGGCTTGGTAGCTTACTTCCTCCGGATAGTCTGCGACCAACATTTGCCCAACTATATATCTATGACATAGAAAATGATATTGATAATCGAATAGGCACACTTCG TTTCAATAAAACTATAAATGAGCAGGATAAGAAAATTGTAGCAATATTAAGAAACATGCTAGACAAATATAATAGTTTGGCAAAGAGTTTTTACTATGCGAGAGATAGGTACCAACAGAAAAATTGCACAAACATAAAGCTTATGTTGATTAATAAAAAGACTACAGATGGCaggacatacaacttgccatctgCATCTGAAGTGGCTACATTGATTGTTGGCGATGTCGAACAACTaaacaaagatagagatattatTATAAAGAGTCAAACTAGAAAGCTCCAACAGATTGATGTTTTTCACCTATCTTATTTAGCCTTGCAATATCCATTGTTGTTTTCGTATGGGAAGGATGGATTTCGTTTGGGTATTGCAACATCAGATTCTATCTCCGCTAGGcctacaaagaaaaacaaaacaatcaCTTTGCGACAATTCTTTGCTTTTCAACTATGTACAGAAAAGGACGG TCTTATAAACGAGGATGTAGATGCTACAAGGCTTGGCAAAAGAATCATTATTCCCAGTGCTTTTACCGGTGGACCTAG ATATGCAGGATATCCTAGCTATTTTATCACTATGACCTGCAACCCTGAATGGAATGAGATAAAAAGAGAAGTGACTCCCATTGGATTAAAGGCAAAAGATCGCGCTGATATATTGTGTCAAGTTTTCAAGATCAAACTTGATGGTTTGATTGATGacctaaaagagaaaaaaatcttTGGCAAAATTTTGGGAT atGTTTGCACTATAGAGTTTCAAAAGAGAGGGCTTCCGCATACACATATCCTTTTATTCATGAGTAACGAGTTCAAGCCACAAACACCAGatgacatagacaaacatataacaACTGAGATTCCTGATGAAAATGAAAGGCCAAATCTACATGGAACTGTTCAAAATTATATGGTACATGGTCCATGTG AATTGTTGCTCAAGTTCGGGTGCCACATAAATATGGAATACACATGCCAAACAAGTTCTATTATGTATTTGTTTAAGTATGTACACAAGGGCAATGACCGTGTAACAACTACCCTATACAACACTGGTGATCCGTCAGAAGCAACACAAGTTGTTGAGGAAATTAGGAATTACTACGATTGTAG ACCAGAACATGTCTGGGATAGATGTTGGCATGAACTCTCAGATGATATTTTGTATCGACAGAGAACCATGATGAACATGAGGG AGTTAACCATGTTAGATGATGAGATTAATCAGTTATGCTTAATAGATATAGACAAGATCTTACATTTCTATGGTAAAACTATGAAAGACTATCTTCCTATGCCTTTAGCAACTGAAGTTGATAGTTCTTTGTTAACCGAAAGGGTTATCAGGGAAGAGCTAAACTTTAACAGGgatgatttaaagaaaaattcCTCAGACATGTTAGCCATCGCAATACCTGAGCAGAAATATGCATTCGATAAAATTGTTACAGCTGTGTATTGTGATGAAGGAATTTTTTCTGTGTATGGTCATGAGAGTACTGGGAAAATATTTCTCTGGAACCTTATATCTGCTGAGATTCGCTCATAG